A window of Streptomyces puniciscabiei contains these coding sequences:
- a CDS encoding phytoene desaturase family protein, protein MPANEGTRTYDAVIVGGGHNGLVAAAYLARAGRSVLVLERLGHTGGAAVSTRPFAGVDARLSRYSYLVSLLPQKIVRDLGLDFRVRGRTISSYTPVERGGRHTGLLVGGGEQRTREAFARLTGGEREYEAWQRFYGMTTRVAERVFPTLTEPLPTRDELRRRIDDETAWRALFEEPIGVAVEENFGDDLVRGVVLTDALIGTFADAHDPSLTQNRCFLYHVIGGGTGAWDVPVGGMGALTDALAAAARAAGAVIATGHEAVRIATDGHTAEVTYRTADGEGVAAARHVLVNASPQELAGLTGDPSPEPPEGAQLKVNMLLTRLPRLRDTAVDPREAFAGTFHIAEGYRQLATAHAQAAAGELPAVPPSEIYCHSLTDPTILGPELAGRGYQTLTLFGLHTPARLFDRDNDAVREELLKSTLAQLDAHLAEPLADCLATDADGRPCIEAKTPLDLERDLRLPGGNIFHRALSWPYVQEGTGRWGVETRHANVLLCGSGAVRGGGVSGVPGHNAAMAVLEAAS, encoded by the coding sequence ATGCCTGCCAACGAGGGAACCCGGACGTACGACGCCGTCATCGTCGGCGGCGGCCACAACGGCCTGGTCGCCGCCGCCTACCTGGCCCGGGCGGGCCGCTCCGTGCTGGTGCTGGAACGGCTCGGGCACACCGGCGGCGCCGCCGTCTCCACCCGCCCGTTCGCCGGGGTGGACGCCCGTCTGTCGCGCTACTCCTACCTGGTCAGCCTGCTGCCGCAGAAGATCGTGCGCGACCTCGGTCTGGACTTCCGGGTGCGCGGGCGCACCATCTCCTCGTACACGCCCGTGGAGCGCGGCGGACGCCACACCGGACTCCTCGTCGGCGGCGGCGAGCAGCGCACCCGGGAGGCCTTCGCCCGGCTGACCGGCGGCGAGCGCGAGTACGAGGCCTGGCAGCGCTTCTACGGCATGACCACGCGCGTCGCCGAACGCGTCTTCCCGACCCTCACCGAACCGCTGCCCACCCGCGACGAACTGCGCCGCCGCATCGACGACGAGACGGCCTGGCGAGCCCTGTTCGAGGAGCCGATCGGGGTCGCCGTCGAGGAGAACTTCGGGGACGACCTGGTCCGGGGCGTGGTCCTGACCGACGCCCTGATCGGCACCTTCGCCGACGCCCATGACCCCTCCCTCACCCAGAACCGCTGCTTCCTCTACCACGTCATCGGCGGCGGCACCGGCGCCTGGGACGTGCCCGTCGGCGGCATGGGCGCCCTCACCGACGCCCTGGCAGCCGCGGCCCGCGCGGCGGGCGCGGTCATCGCGACCGGACACGAGGCGGTCCGCATCGCCACCGACGGACACACCGCCGAGGTCACCTACCGCACGGCCGACGGCGAGGGCGTCGCCGCCGCCCGGCACGTCCTGGTGAACGCCTCTCCGCAGGAGCTGGCCGGCCTGACGGGAGACCCGTCGCCCGAGCCTCCCGAGGGTGCCCAGCTCAAGGTCAACATGCTGCTCACCCGGCTGCCCCGGCTGCGCGACACGGCCGTCGACCCGCGCGAGGCCTTCGCCGGCACCTTCCACATCGCCGAGGGCTACCGGCAGCTCGCCACCGCCCACGCCCAGGCCGCTGCCGGTGAACTCCCCGCCGTGCCGCCCTCGGAGATCTACTGCCACTCCCTGACCGACCCCACCATCCTCGGCCCCGAGCTCGCCGGGCGCGGCTACCAGACCCTCACCCTGTTCGGCCTGCACACCCCCGCCCGGCTCTTCGACCGGGACAACGACGCCGTACGCGAGGAGCTGCTGAAGTCCACCCTCGCCCAGCTCGACGCCCACCTCGCCGAACCCCTCGCCGACTGCCTGGCCACCGACGCCGACGGCCGCCCCTGCATCGAGGCCAAGACCCCGCTCGACCTCGAACGCGACCTGCGGCTGCCCGGCGGCAACATCTTCCACCGCGCCCTGTCCTGGCCCTACGTCCAGGAGGGGACGGGCCGTTGGGGAGTGGAGACCCGGCACGCGAACGTGCTGCTGTGCGGCTCGGGCGCGGTGCGCGGGGGAGGGGTGAGCGGGGTACCGGGACACAATGCGGCGATGGCGGTGCTGGAGGCCGCCTCGTGA
- a CDS encoding acyl-CoA synthetase, whose protein sequence is MTSTPPAGFWAQATGDPDRTVLIAPDGEEWTAGRLHGAANRLVHGLRAAGLERGDAFAVVLPNGVEFLTAYLAATQAGLYLVPVNHHLVGPEIAWIVADSGAKVLIAHERFGDAARRAADEAGLPGTHRYAVGAVEGFRPYAHLLDGRPESAPDGRELGWVMNYTSGTTGRPRGIRRPLPGKIPEEAYLGGFLGIFGIKPFDDNVHLVCSPLYHTAVLQFAGASLHIGHRLVLMDRWTPQEMLRLIDTHRCTHTHMVPTQFHRLLALPDEVKARYDVSSMRHAIHGAAPCPDHVKRAMIDWWGHCVEEYYAASEGGGAFATAEDWLKKPGTVGKAWPISELAVFDDDGNRLPAGQLGTVYMKMSTGGFSYHKDEDKTRKNRIGDFFTVGDLGYLDEDGYLFLRDRKIDMIISGGVNIYPAEIESVLLSHPAVADAAAFGIPHDDWGEEVKAVVEPAPGHEPGPALAAALLDHCTERLAGYKRPKSVDFITEMPRDPNGKLYKRRLREPYWEGRARAV, encoded by the coding sequence GTGACCAGCACGCCCCCCGCCGGATTCTGGGCCCAGGCCACGGGCGACCCCGACCGCACGGTGCTCATCGCCCCCGACGGCGAGGAGTGGACCGCCGGACGGCTGCACGGCGCCGCCAACCGGCTCGTCCACGGCCTGCGCGCGGCCGGCCTGGAGCGCGGCGACGCCTTCGCCGTCGTCCTGCCGAACGGCGTCGAGTTCCTCACCGCCTACCTGGCCGCCACCCAGGCCGGCCTCTATCTGGTCCCGGTCAACCACCACCTGGTCGGCCCCGAGATCGCCTGGATCGTCGCCGACTCCGGCGCCAAGGTGCTCATCGCGCACGAGCGGTTCGGCGACGCGGCGCGCCGGGCCGCCGACGAGGCCGGGCTGCCGGGCACGCACCGGTACGCGGTCGGCGCGGTCGAGGGCTTCCGGCCGTACGCCCACCTGCTGGACGGGCGACCGGAGTCCGCACCCGACGGCCGGGAACTCGGCTGGGTCATGAACTACACCTCCGGTACGACCGGACGCCCGCGCGGCATTCGCCGCCCGCTGCCCGGCAAGATCCCCGAGGAGGCCTACCTGGGCGGTTTCCTCGGGATCTTCGGCATCAAGCCCTTCGACGACAACGTCCACCTGGTCTGCTCGCCGCTGTACCACACGGCGGTCCTGCAGTTCGCGGGCGCGTCCCTGCACATCGGCCACCGTCTGGTCCTGATGGACAGGTGGACCCCGCAGGAGATGCTGCGCCTGATCGACACCCACCGGTGCACGCACACCCATATGGTCCCGACCCAGTTCCACCGGCTCCTCGCCCTCCCCGACGAGGTGAAGGCCCGCTACGACGTCTCGTCCATGCGGCACGCCATCCACGGCGCCGCCCCCTGCCCGGACCACGTCAAGCGGGCCATGATCGACTGGTGGGGCCACTGTGTGGAGGAGTACTACGCGGCCAGCGAGGGCGGTGGTGCCTTCGCCACCGCCGAGGACTGGCTGAAGAAGCCCGGCACCGTCGGCAAGGCCTGGCCCATCAGCGAGCTGGCGGTCTTCGACGACGACGGCAACCGGCTCCCCGCGGGTCAACTGGGCACGGTCTACATGAAGATGAGCACGGGCGGCTTCTCGTACCACAAGGACGAGGACAAGACCCGCAAGAACCGCATCGGCGACTTCTTCACCGTCGGCGACCTCGGCTACCTGGACGAGGACGGCTACCTCTTCCTCCGCGACCGCAAGATCGACATGATCATCTCCGGCGGGGTCAACATCTACCCGGCCGAGATCGAGTCCGTGCTGCTCTCCCACCCGGCCGTCGCCGACGCGGCCGCCTTCGGCATCCCGCACGACGACTGGGGCGAGGAGGTCAAGGCCGTGGTCGAACCCGCCCCCGGCCACGAGCCCGGCCCGGCCCTCGCCGCCGCCCTCCTCGACCACTGCACGGAACGGCTGGCCGGCTACAAGCGGCCCAAGAGCGTCGACTTCATCACCGAGATGCCCCGCGACCCCAACGGCAAGCTGTACAAGCGGCGGTTGCGGGAGCCGTACTGGGAGGGGCGGGCGCGGGCGGTGTGA
- a CDS encoding tetratricopeptide repeat-containing serine/threonine-protein kinase — protein MGENRLVQGRYRLLDLIGRGGMGEVWRARDESLGRQVAVKCLKPLGPHHDPSLAQVLRERFRREARVAAGLSHRGVTVVHDFGESDGVPYLVMELLEGRDLSRLLQDNKGHPLPVDDVEDIAAQVAAALAYTHQQGIVHRDLKPANIVRLTDGTVKICDFGIARLGHDIGFTTRLTGTGVALGTPHYMSPEQIGGDAVDRRSDLYSLGCVLYEIATGAPPFDLEDAWAILVGHRDTPPRPPREVRPELPGRLERIILDLLAKRPEERPCDAGELARRIREPRGAAASIPAAEIPQVTGAARLPSWTCGMTTGHKALGAGPGALPPDPGAALSGRWKVPRRDTPPRGAGLYPTGDCRREGGPPGFERSRERGGATSHHGPRDARRPVPPLPAERPAPPVERTGPDHPEALAGRYEAAFALVRAGRVAEALAAYTDLAAARARVLGPDHPDTLAVRQETAYALGRLGRHFEAHQVYAEVLAARVRVMGPDHPDTLRCRHNLACTLGRLGRLDDACRTAREVAAARARVLGPDHPETLVSRCELAYAQGQSGHWEEALRIYREVAGARARVLGADHPDTLAARYETALSLGRLGRSADALHVYRELIVDRTRVQGPHHPETLRARHGLGVNLGRLGHWAEALAEARDVCLLREQVLGPAHPDTLVSRREIAVALGWLGRWAEALTEYRRVAATREQLLGADHPDTLAARNDEAHCLERLGRGAEAVELYRSVAVLRQQRAFGGH, from the coding sequence ATGGGGGAGAACAGGCTGGTTCAGGGCCGGTACCGGCTGCTCGACCTGATCGGGCGGGGCGGTATGGGCGAGGTGTGGCGGGCCCGGGACGAATCCCTGGGCCGGCAGGTCGCGGTCAAGTGCCTCAAGCCGCTCGGCCCGCACCACGACCCGTCCCTCGCCCAGGTCCTGCGCGAGCGCTTCCGCCGAGAGGCCCGGGTGGCCGCCGGCCTCTCGCACCGCGGGGTGACCGTCGTCCACGACTTCGGCGAGTCCGACGGGGTCCCGTATCTGGTGATGGAACTCCTCGAGGGCCGCGATCTGAGCCGGCTGCTGCAGGACAACAAGGGTCATCCGCTGCCGGTGGACGACGTGGAGGACATCGCCGCCCAGGTCGCCGCCGCTCTCGCCTACACCCATCAACAGGGCATAGTCCACCGCGACTTGAAACCGGCCAACATCGTCCGGCTCACCGACGGAACGGTGAAGATCTGCGACTTCGGTATCGCCCGCCTCGGCCACGACATCGGCTTCACCACCCGGCTGACCGGCACCGGGGTCGCGCTGGGCACCCCGCACTACATGTCTCCGGAACAGATCGGCGGCGATGCGGTGGACCGGCGCAGCGACCTGTACTCGCTGGGCTGCGTGCTGTACGAAATCGCCACCGGCGCACCGCCGTTCGACCTGGAGGACGCCTGGGCGATCCTCGTCGGCCACCGCGACACCCCGCCCCGGCCCCCACGCGAGGTGCGCCCGGAGCTGCCCGGCCGCCTCGAGCGGATCATCCTCGACCTGCTGGCCAAACGGCCCGAGGAACGGCCCTGCGACGCGGGGGAGTTGGCCCGCCGGATCCGGGAGCCACGCGGGGCGGCCGCCTCCATCCCGGCCGCGGAGATCCCGCAGGTGACCGGCGCCGCCCGCCTGCCGTCCTGGACGTGCGGCATGACCACCGGCCACAAGGCGCTGGGTGCCGGGCCCGGTGCCTTGCCGCCGGACCCGGGGGCGGCCCTGTCGGGCCGATGGAAGGTGCCCCGGCGGGACACGCCGCCAAGGGGCGCGGGGCTGTACCCGACAGGCGACTGTCGTCGCGAGGGAGGACCCCCCGGGTTCGAGCGGAGCCGAGAACGTGGGGGAGCGACCAGCCACCACGGCCCCCGGGACGCTCGGCGGCCCGTACCGCCCCTCCCCGCGGAGCGCCCGGCACCACCCGTGGAGCGCACCGGGCCCGACCACCCCGAGGCCCTGGCCGGCCGCTACGAGGCCGCCTTCGCGCTCGTCCGCGCCGGCCGGGTCGCCGAGGCGCTGGCCGCCTACACGGATCTCGCGGCGGCCCGGGCCCGCGTCCTCGGCCCCGACCACCCCGACACGCTCGCCGTCCGCCAGGAGACCGCCTATGCGCTGGGCCGTCTGGGCCGTCACTTCGAGGCCCACCAGGTGTACGCGGAGGTGCTGGCCGCCCGGGTGCGCGTCATGGGCCCCGACCACCCCGACACCCTGCGCTGCCGCCACAACCTCGCCTGCACCCTCGGCCGGCTCGGCCGCCTGGACGACGCCTGCCGCACGGCCCGGGAGGTGGCCGCGGCCCGGGCCCGGGTGCTCGGCCCCGACCACCCCGAAACGCTCGTATCGCGCTGTGAACTTGCCTACGCCCAGGGGCAGTCGGGCCACTGGGAGGAGGCGCTGCGCATCTACCGGGAGGTCGCCGGGGCCAGAGCGCGCGTCCTCGGCGCCGACCACCCCGACACCCTCGCCGCCCGCTACGAGACCGCCCTCAGCCTCGGCCGCCTCGGCCGCAGCGCGGACGCCCTGCACGTGTACCGCGAGCTGATCGTGGACCGCACCCGCGTCCAGGGCCCTCACCACCCCGAGACCCTGCGCGCCCGGCACGGCCTCGGGGTCAACCTCGGCCGGCTGGGCCACTGGGCGGAGGCCCTCGCCGAGGCCCGGGACGTCTGCCTGCTCCGCGAGCAGGTCCTCGGGCCCGCCCACCCCGACACGCTCGTCAGCCGCCGCGAGATCGCGGTCGCCCTCGGCTGGCTGGGGCGCTGGGCCGAGGCCCTGACCGAGTACCGGCGGGTCGCCGCCACCCGCGAACAGCTCCTCGGCGCCGACCACCCCGACACCCTCGCCGCCCGCAACGACGAGGCCCACTGCCTGGAACGGCTCGGCCGGGGCGCGGAGGCGGTCGAGCTCTACCGGAGCGTGGCGGTGTTGCGGCAGCAACGGGCGTTCGGCGGCCACTGA
- a CDS encoding NAD(P)H-dependent flavin oxidoreductase produces the protein MQTELSRKLGVEHAVFGFTPFPAVAAAISRAGGFGVLGAVRYTAPDDLKRDLDWLDEHAGGRPYGLDVVMPAKKVEGVTEAEVEAMIPEGHRQFVRDTLAKYGVAELAEGEASGWRITGWMEQVARTQLDVAFDYPIKLLANALGSPPPDVVARAHDRGVLVAALAGSARHARKHQEAGIDIVVAQGYEAGGHTGEIATMVLTPEIVDAVDPLPVLAAGGIGSGQQVAAALTLGAQGVWLGSIWLTTTEADLHSPALTRKLLAAGSGDTVRSRALTGKPARQLRTEWTDAWDDPAGPGTLPMPLQGLLVAEAVSRIQKYEVEPLLGTPVGQIVGRMSSERSVQAVFDDLTRGFEKAVDRINRIAGRSGK, from the coding sequence ATGCAGACGGAGCTGAGCAGGAAACTGGGAGTCGAGCACGCCGTCTTCGGCTTCACGCCGTTCCCCGCCGTCGCCGCGGCCATCAGCCGGGCCGGCGGCTTCGGCGTGCTCGGCGCGGTCCGCTACACCGCCCCCGACGACCTCAAGCGCGACCTCGACTGGCTCGACGAGCACGCCGGCGGCCGGCCCTACGGGCTGGACGTCGTCATGCCGGCGAAGAAGGTCGAGGGCGTGACCGAGGCGGAGGTCGAGGCGATGATCCCCGAGGGGCACCGGCAGTTCGTGCGGGACACCCTCGCCAAGTACGGCGTCGCCGAACTGGCCGAGGGCGAGGCGTCCGGGTGGCGCATCACCGGATGGATGGAGCAGGTCGCCCGCACCCAGCTCGACGTCGCCTTCGACTACCCGATCAAGCTGCTCGCCAACGCCCTCGGCTCGCCGCCCCCCGACGTCGTCGCCCGCGCCCACGACCGGGGCGTGCTGGTCGCCGCCCTCGCCGGCAGCGCCCGGCACGCCCGCAAGCACCAGGAGGCGGGCATCGACATCGTCGTCGCGCAGGGCTACGAGGCCGGCGGTCACACCGGCGAGATCGCCACCATGGTGCTCACCCCCGAGATCGTGGACGCCGTCGACCCGCTGCCCGTCCTGGCCGCGGGCGGCATCGGCAGCGGGCAACAGGTGGCTGCCGCACTCACACTCGGCGCGCAGGGTGTGTGGCTTGGCTCGATATGGCTGACCACCACAGAAGCCGACCTGCACTCGCCCGCCCTGACCCGCAAGCTGCTCGCCGCCGGGTCCGGCGACACCGTCCGCTCCCGTGCCCTCACGGGCAAGCCCGCACGCCAGCTGCGTACCGAGTGGACCGACGCCTGGGACGACCCGGCCGGTCCCGGCACCCTGCCCATGCCGCTGCAGGGGCTGCTGGTGGCCGAGGCGGTGTCCCGGATCCAGAAGTACGAGGTCGAACCGCTGCTCGGCACGCCGGTCGGGCAGATCGTCGGCCGGATGAGCAGCGAACGCAGCGTCCAGGCCGTCTTCGACGACCTCACCCGCGGCTTCGAGAAGGCCGTGGACCGCATCAACCGCATCGCCGGAAGGAGCGGCAAGTGA
- a CDS encoding ATP-binding protein — protein sequence MLIERRQELQALDAAFQELRRTTDGVPRARRSGVLAFTGPAGLGKTALVTEARARAAAHGFTVLSGRGGETETGSAFRVVRQLVQPSLAAMDGTELRSFLGSWYDIVAPALGLEARGSAPAPDPTGVREGLDWVMTRLTVQKAPVVLLLDDLHWADAESLSWLASFAPRVEDLPLLIVTAYRPDELPPEASEFRSLAGHRGNRPHDLALLTADGVAQIVRSEIGEAAEDRFCKECWSATGGSPFEAVELAIGLAERKLSGTEDELPVMRELAAAIKGPGLIERLERLDTATVRFAHTAAVLGSPFSPRLAASIAVLGDEAVAEATQKLRAARILADGHGPEGELEFVHPLIATTIYRSIRTGFRVGLHNTAAQTVLAAGYGPTAAARHLLEVPCEGSPETVACLREAARAYLRAGATEAARRLLARALQEPPLPEDRAALLHELACATFLIEPTATVRHLRQALAERDIDPDLRASIVFRLTQALAHTDQLAEAVTVAAQEAKQAGSPRVKLRMQADQFVWSMVRTDDPDSPARSRTLARLAEQLPGRSLEERYILGLRAWDAVKRGEPRETALAYAEKALHGGMSWIDENHGFEVPVSVALVFMYGDQPRRAEELFNKGIAECVAKGWRGSHLSLGQTLAGYIRYHRGCLAEAEDLAREGLRIAHKVPGAVPAQWFAVGILIQTLLARGRIGEARALADEHGFGETTPNAVIYPDPRTVYAELLLAEGRHADAAVLLSSVGGWLDGRAWRNPAWCPWQLRLASALAPTAPDEAVGRARDAVKRARDFGAASTIGQALHTLAEVTGGPAALDLYAEAVDHLEQSPAAYELARAQIGHGAALSRNGRLQEAADRLYQGLEGAVHCGAEALAARAREELSVAGLRPLPLRYVQADTLNAQERRAAELIARGHPMAVVAKELRLTEQGVRLLLSCVYRKTGTDAAGLAAFLESCPRHRP from the coding sequence ATGTTGATCGAGCGCCGACAGGAACTTCAGGCTCTGGACGCCGCGTTCCAGGAGTTGCGGCGCACCACGGACGGCGTGCCGCGGGCGAGGCGCAGCGGAGTGCTCGCCTTCACCGGGCCGGCCGGGCTGGGCAAGACCGCGCTCGTCACGGAAGCACGTGCCCGGGCCGCCGCGCATGGATTCACGGTGCTGTCGGGCAGGGGCGGGGAGACGGAAACGGGGTCGGCGTTCCGCGTGGTGCGCCAGTTGGTGCAGCCGTCGCTGGCCGCCATGGACGGGACGGAACTCCGCTCCTTCCTCGGAAGTTGGTACGACATCGTCGCCCCCGCGCTCGGTCTCGAGGCAAGGGGATCGGCCCCCGCGCCGGACCCGACCGGGGTGCGCGAGGGCCTCGACTGGGTCATGACGCGTCTCACCGTGCAGAAGGCCCCCGTCGTCCTGCTGCTCGACGATCTGCACTGGGCGGACGCCGAGTCACTGAGCTGGCTCGCCTCCTTCGCCCCGCGGGTCGAGGACCTTCCGCTGCTGATCGTGACGGCCTACCGGCCCGACGAGCTGCCGCCCGAGGCGAGCGAGTTCCGTTCGCTGGCCGGACACCGGGGCAACCGCCCCCATGACCTGGCACTGCTCACCGCCGACGGCGTGGCGCAGATCGTCAGGAGCGAAATCGGGGAGGCGGCCGAGGACCGGTTCTGCAAGGAATGCTGGTCGGCCACCGGCGGAAGCCCCTTCGAGGCGGTGGAGCTCGCCATCGGACTCGCCGAGCGGAAGCTGAGCGGCACCGAGGACGAACTGCCCGTGATGCGCGAGCTCGCGGCGGCGATCAAGGGGCCGGGGCTGATCGAGCGGCTGGAACGGCTGGACACGGCGACCGTCCGCTTCGCGCACACCGCGGCCGTACTGGGTTCACCCTTCTCACCGCGACTTGCCGCGAGCATCGCGGTGCTCGGCGACGAGGCCGTCGCCGAGGCCACCCAGAAGTTGCGCGCGGCCCGGATCCTCGCCGACGGCCACGGACCCGAGGGCGAGCTGGAGTTCGTTCATCCGCTCATCGCCACGACCATCTACCGCTCCATCCGCACGGGCTTCCGGGTCGGTCTGCACAACACCGCCGCGCAGACCGTGCTGGCCGCGGGATACGGCCCCACCGCCGCCGCGCGGCATTTGCTGGAGGTCCCTTGCGAGGGCAGTCCGGAAACGGTCGCATGCCTGCGCGAGGCAGCTCGCGCATACCTCCGCGCCGGGGCGACCGAGGCTGCCCGGCGTCTGCTGGCCCGCGCGCTGCAGGAGCCGCCCCTCCCCGAGGACCGGGCCGCGCTCCTTCACGAACTCGCATGCGCCACGTTCCTGATCGAGCCGACAGCCACGGTGCGCCATCTCCGTCAGGCCCTGGCGGAGCGCGACATCGACCCCGATCTGCGTGCCTCCATCGTCTTCCGGCTGACGCAGGCTCTGGCGCACACCGATCAGCTGGCCGAGGCCGTGACCGTGGCCGCGCAAGAGGCGAAGCAGGCCGGGAGTCCGCGCGTCAAACTGCGGATGCAGGCCGATCAGTTCGTCTGGAGCATGGTCCGCACCGACGACCCCGACTCACCCGCCCGCTCCCGGACACTGGCACGGCTGGCCGAGCAGTTGCCCGGCCGCAGTCTGGAGGAGCGCTACATCCTGGGACTGCGGGCCTGGGACGCCGTCAAGCGCGGCGAACCGCGGGAGACCGCCCTCGCGTATGCCGAGAAGGCACTCCACGGCGGCATGAGCTGGATCGACGAGAACCACGGTTTCGAGGTACCCGTGTCGGTCGCCCTGGTGTTCATGTACGGCGACCAGCCGCGACGGGCCGAGGAGTTGTTCAACAAGGGCATCGCCGAGTGCGTGGCCAAGGGCTGGCGCGGCTCCCATCTGTCCCTCGGCCAGACGCTGGCCGGCTACATCCGCTACCACCGCGGCTGCCTGGCCGAGGCCGAGGATCTCGCACGGGAGGGTCTGCGCATCGCCCACAAGGTGCCGGGGGCCGTGCCCGCGCAGTGGTTCGCCGTCGGCATCCTGATCCAGACACTGCTGGCCCGTGGCCGCATCGGTGAGGCGCGCGCACTTGCCGACGAGCACGGCTTCGGTGAGACGACTCCGAACGCCGTCATCTACCCCGATCCCCGGACGGTGTACGCGGAACTGCTCCTGGCGGAGGGACGGCACGCCGATGCGGCGGTGCTGTTGTCCTCGGTCGGGGGCTGGCTGGACGGGCGGGCGTGGCGGAACCCGGCCTGGTGCCCGTGGCAGCTCCGCCTCGCCTCCGCGCTCGCCCCGACCGCCCCGGACGAGGCGGTCGGCCGCGCCCGGGACGCCGTGAAACGCGCCCGGGACTTCGGCGCCGCCTCCACCATCGGCCAGGCCCTGCACACCCTCGCCGAGGTGACCGGCGGGCCGGCGGCACTCGACCTGTACGCCGAGGCCGTCGACCACCTGGAACAGTCCCCCGCCGCCTACGAGCTCGCCCGCGCCCAGATCGGGCACGGCGCCGCGCTGTCCCGCAACGGGCGGCTGCAGGAGGCCGCCGACCGGCTCTACCAGGGCCTGGAAGGCGCCGTCCACTGCGGGGCCGAGGCACTGGCCGCCCGGGCCCGGGAAGAACTCTCGGTGGCCGGTCTGCGCCCGCTGCCACTGCGTTACGTGCAGGCGGACACCCTGAACGCCCAGGAACGCCGGGCCGCCGAACTGATCGCGCGGGGACACCCGATGGCGGTCGTCGCCAAGGAACTGCGCCTCACCGAGCAAGGCGTACGGTTGTTGCTGTCCTGTGTGTACCGCAAGACCGGCACCGACGCCGCCGGCCTCGCCGCATTCCTGGAGAGCTGTCCGCGCCATCGCCCTTGA
- a CDS encoding oxygenase MpaB family protein → MAVITPLGMGDPGLFTPNSVTWQMHGDPMMWVAGIRALYLQALHPRAVRGVLQNSDFRRDAWGRLMRTANFVGTTTYGTTEAAERAGARVRKIHRMLTATDPETGERYGVDEPGLLLWVHCAEIDSYLHVLRRSGFPLTDAQADRYMAEHRVSARLVGLEPETVPASRAELAAYFEKVRPQLAAGPEAREVDDFLLRPPTHPLLIPAREVLWRRVAQLAYAALPPYAHELYGRPAPAPTVVTRRLRAMGALLRGIPARLRWQLPPKHILRAMARLGPAARPAPYKVGR, encoded by the coding sequence ATGGCTGTGATCACACCTTTGGGCATGGGCGACCCCGGGCTGTTCACGCCGAACTCGGTGACCTGGCAGATGCACGGCGACCCGATGATGTGGGTCGCCGGCATCCGCGCGCTCTACCTCCAGGCCCTGCACCCGCGCGCGGTGCGCGGCGTCCTGCAGAACTCCGACTTCCGGCGCGACGCGTGGGGCCGGCTGATGCGCACCGCGAACTTCGTCGGGACGACGACGTACGGCACCACAGAGGCCGCCGAACGGGCCGGCGCACGGGTGCGGAAGATCCACCGCATGCTGACGGCGACCGACCCGGAGACCGGCGAGCGGTACGGCGTCGACGAACCCGGGCTGCTGCTCTGGGTGCACTGCGCGGAGATCGACTCCTATCTGCACGTCCTGCGGCGCTCCGGCTTCCCGCTCACCGACGCCCAGGCCGACCGGTACATGGCCGAACACCGGGTCAGCGCCCGCCTGGTGGGCCTCGAGCCGGAGACCGTACCGGCGAGCCGGGCCGAACTCGCCGCGTACTTCGAGAAGGTGCGGCCACAACTGGCGGCGGGACCCGAGGCACGCGAGGTGGACGACTTCCTCCTCCGGCCGCCGACGCATCCCCTTCTCATCCCGGCGCGCGAGGTGCTGTGGCGGCGCGTGGCCCAACTGGCGTACGCCGCACTGCCGCCGTACGCCCATGAGCTGTACGGCAGACCGGCCCCCGCACCCACCGTCGTCACCCGCCGGCTGCGGGCCATGGGCGCGCTGCTGCGCGGCATTCCCGCACGTCTGCGCTGGCAGCTGCCGCCCAAACACATCCTGCGGGCCATGGCGCGGCTCGGACCGGCGGCGCGTCCGGCACCGTACAAAGTCGGACGATAG